Within the Amaranthus tricolor cultivar Red isolate AtriRed21 chromosome 15, ASM2621246v1, whole genome shotgun sequence genome, the region cacttttgcaacaaaagttttttcaaatttacaaaacagaagacagtagctatacatagtcatagtaacttttaatagtaacatagtatcttttcctaagaacatagtagctatacaaaagatttttcaaaattacaaaacagaagacagtagctTTCCATAGTCAATCTGTTCTTAAGCATCAATTTTTAATCTCTTCATTTATCTGTTCTTCAGCATCAATTTTTCTGCATAACAAAAATTTTGCACTTTCATttacataatcaaattattaaataaggatacaataaaatataagcaaattatatatattttataccttAAGTGGGGTATCTTTTGTTGATGGGCAATTTCGACTATCatgataatcaaatttaccacaagttttgcactttcttttgGGCTTCTTGCTTTGCTCAATAGTTTGTTCCTTTTCCCCAATTATTCTTTGTctttttcctttgttctttGATTGGATTGGGTTTTGTATTTCCATTGTCGAAGATGAACTTGTGCCTACTAACAATTCGATTTGTTGTTCTTTAGTAATGTCCACCCTCACATCATCACTTTCCTCCAATTTTCTACTAATATCTTTTAGGTTTTGTAAAAGTGATTGTAAATCACTCTCACTCCGTTGAGCTAAACctacacaatttaatatttcaCACCAAACTTCCCCCAACAACTTCCCCACGTTGTTACACTTTTTGCTCTCTTCAATCAGATTCCCATGCAAATCAAAAATAGGCTTCTTTAATGCTAGCTTCGTCCAACGATCtaaaacatattgctttggtatttGTGTTATTTGTCTTGCACTCATAACACAAATCGCATGGGAACATAATATTCCTATCCGTTTAAATAACTTGCAATCACAATCTACCTTCAACTCGTCAATCGAACTTCCCAGTATAAATTTCACCTTGTACATCTTACTTACCGTTGAGTCCAAAACAGTTATACTTTCCACACTTTCAATCTTTTCAATATTTTGAATATAAGTTTTGAAACAAGACTTATAAacttcattttgaaaaagaaaaaaaatttttctaGTATAGACTTCACCGGCATGTTTTTCAATCGGCAATGGTGTTTTATATTGTGGGTTTGTGTGAAGTGATTCAGCATTGAGCTTATCTTGTTTGTACCTCTGTGCATCCATTGCACTTTCATAACtcatataaaattcaacaagtgtcaTGTGAGGGTTTGAAAAATGGTTGAAGAAACTATTAACACTTTCCGATCGGGATGTAGTTCTCAAAATCCCCCCCAATGGGATATCCCTAAAATATGCGGGTATCCATTGATCTCGTATACTAAATATACTAGTAAACCATTTATCTGTTTGA harbors:
- the LOC130801038 gene encoding protein FAR1-RELATED SEQUENCE 5-like, coding for MTLLHKNFISKNARVNIGPIKSFRLFKENVGGYENVGVTMQDFKNFHRDLKTYIKGDDGKMLIENFIRKRDIYTGFYFDYALDEEDHISRLFWADAISRKNYCLFGEMVTFDCTYNTNKYSMVLAHFTGVDHHKSCITFGIGLLAKEDSESFEWLFRTFLHCMGDCMPTYLITDQDPAMKIAIKNRYKQDKLNAESLHTNPQYKTPLPIEKHAGEVYTRKIFFLFQNEVYKSCFKTYIQNIEKIESVESITVLDSTVSKMYKVKFILGSSIDELKVDCDCKLFKRIGILCSHAICVMSARQITQIPKQYVLDRWTKLALKKPIFDLHGNLIEESKKCNNVGKLLGEVWCEILNCVGLAQRSESDLQSLLQNLKDISRKLEESDDVRVDITKEQQIELLVGTSSSSTMEIQNPIQSKNKGKRQRIIGEKEQTIEQSKKPKRKCKTCGKFDYHDSRNCPSTKDTPLKERVREKDGPNQN